Proteins from a genomic interval of Dermacentor variabilis isolate Ectoservices chromosome 8, ASM5094787v1, whole genome shotgun sequence:
- the LOC142591550 gene encoding uncharacterized protein LOC142591550, translated as MPGESIDQFMTALHVLADKCDFGEFKQRLIRDRFVVGLRDEKLSESLQMDPKLSLATALARARLKETVQQQQEELRNCNEVHEYAPYKPCEDVNVDAVGYRRKPQRSKETRPTSARSEGSCIFCGGNSHPRTACPARGQRCFNCGLKGHFRKACLEGTSRGYQRKVYRDFVA; from the coding sequence ATGCCTGGCGAGTCAATTGACCAGTTTATGACTGCTTTACACGTCTTGGCAGACAAATGCGACTTCGGAGAATTCAAGCAGCGCCTCATCAGGGACCGGTTCGTCGTGGGCCTGCGGGATGAAAAACTTTCCGAGTCGCTCCAAATGGATCCCAAGCTGTCTCTCGCAACAGCTCTGGCGAGGGCCCGCCTAAAAGAGACcgttcagcagcagcaagaagaACTTCGAAACTGCAACGAGGTCCACGAATACGCACCGTACAAGCCATGTGAGGACGTCAATGTCGACGCAGTGGGCTACCGCAGGAAACCGCAACGCAGCAAGGAAACCCGGCCGACATCAGCTCGTTCCGAGGGATCGTGCATCTTCTGCGGAGGCAACTCGCACCCAAGGACAGCCTGCCCAGCGAGAGGCCAGAGGTGCTTCAACtgcggcttaaagggacacttccGCAAGGCGTGCCTCGAAGGGACTTCTCGAGGCTACCAGCGAAAG